Genomic window (Theileria annulata chromosome 4, complete sequence, *** SEQUENCING IN PROGRESS ***):
atgtatatataggtaagtttaaatcaaaattaatatatcGGCATTATCTCTAGATTGCTAGAGATATTAGCAAAATcacaaaattaatatggACAGGATAAATACAGAGTTTTGGGTATATTAAACTTTTACAAGGTGAAAGGATATATTTAGGGTATGAATTTACCTTTATATAGCAATATCCTTTGATTACACctttaaaaattatgaattaaatacaCAAAATCTGTTAAATCTCCACCGTTTACTAAACGGGGAGCagatattattatatctgCATAAACACTGTTCGATTTAGAAAGTTATCTCTCAATTCATCTTATGAGGATAtatctaattaaatttaaaattataactATTGTAcaactaataaataatttatactgAATGCAATCTTGATGACgtattgataataatcTATACTGTGGGGACCGAATTTGtttctatattttatatcattacAGACTTGAATCtattaaaaacaataatCTTAATTCGTTCAATAAATTGTGATCtttgtaaatttttagTATACATATGCTCATCCCATTTATATCTTCTTCCATCGCATGctcatttaaaatatctaGATCGCTGTCTTTAGATTTGAATTAATTTCCTATAATCTACATTATTatgttaatttaaatattgttaGCTGGATCCTCTGTTTCGTGTAATATCTTAGCTTTAACTATTCATTTCTTACGGTTTTATGATTTcttcaaaatattatttattttcttgaatttatttattaaaaaatctattaaacattaatttataattgaaactttaaaaatataacagATTTAGCTAGTTTAACATAATTACTCTATTTTTATGATTCTCCATCATTCCACATCTTCGTTAGTTTATGGGACTAAACATTAAATTTCAAGATCCAATTTTACACctaatttatcattaatgtcattaattaattttaaacacaATAACCAActgaattaaattaattttgcCTTATCGGTAGATTAATTGTTTGATATAATTGGAAGATTTGTCGAAAAAGAGCTGTTCTAAGATGAAAGGAGATGCAGAACACACGTTGGACTTGCTGGAAACTAATTACCCTAGTTTATCCAACTTAATAGTCCATTTGAAGATGTACCTAACGGACAAGTTATACCATGAGTTAACTGGCTCTTTGATTACGTTAATGTCGGATCCTTCAGTCTCTTGTGACCACAAACTACAGGTTTTCGAGTCGGTTGTGCATCCGCTAAAGGATTCCTTCAATATCCTAAGCTTCTGTAAACTTTTGAAGCTCTCCTCAGAACTTTTGggtaatttttcaattcaGCATCTGTTGTTCAGACCCTAAATCAGCACTTGAACATTTGAGTAAATACGATAAGTTTATGCAAACTGATAGAGAAGCGTATATCATGTTACAAATCGCAAAAGTAAGCCAAATTGGATTTACTAATCAtagaaattatatacacatagaatataattgtttagTCATACCACTATGTGAAAAGTGGCCAAACAAAAGAGTGCGATGCATTACTGGACTCTGTTCGTGAGACTGTGAACAACAGTCTAAACCTGGATATTTCTGTACATAGCTCATTTTATCATGCATCCGCTTACATGAACAAGGTAATTTATAGTACATATTTTATGACATACaatttatgtataaattggttatattttaatactaGGCCACGAAAAGTTATTCGCAATGTTACAAAGATTGCATTATGTACCTGGCGTACACATCGATAAGTAGGTTTTACTAGATTATGTTCCCTTTAGACGACATTTCTGAAAATGAAAGGAAAACCATCGCCGTTACCATTACAATTTCATCAATTCTGGCACCAGATAGCTTCGGTTTTGGCGAACTGGTAATAACTACACAGTTAAAACAGTTTAAATaagtttataaaaattataaaattttataaacaaaattgtATTTTGGATTAGATACACCAACCCATAATTGAGCACTATTTGAAGGGAAGTGATTATAATTGGCTCTACGAGgttttactaatttttaacGAAGGAAACTTACAACTTTTCGAGGAGGCTTTGGAGCGTTTTAAAGGACAAATTACACACTCGGTATGACGATTCCGGATATTTAACCCTCctcatttaatattttgataataataatttcaggAGTTAAATGGTCATGAACCGGAGCTTAGATATAAACTAACTTTAATAGCTTTACTGAACTTGGCGTTCAGAAAGCCTAATAAACAGAGATCTTTATCATTTCAGGAGATAGTAGAGCACTGTAAAATCCAAATGGACGAAGTAGAGCCCTTTATACTCAAGGCACTGGGTTGTAACCTTATCCAAGGCCATATCGACCAAACACAAGGAACTATCCAAGTCACATGGGTTCAACCGAGAATTCTTGATACTAACaagttatatttatttataatcaaCATAGATTATTCACCTATGATAtagatttaatatataatagtatattattgatGTAGGCTGGAATTGGTCAGACAGAAATTAAAAGGTTGGATCAGCTCAACAAATGAACTTGTTAAGGGACTAGAACAGCTTATTGCAAATCCTTCCAATTAATCTAATAATACAGAATTTTgtgtattatttattgaaatGTCGTTTAGTTACTCAATCCAGTGAACTGGAGCCTGGTCAGTCCTATAACGCTGCGAAACTGTTACTTCTTTCGGTTCTAACACACACTTTTCTTTCAGACCGTATAAATAATCAATCATCCCAGTGTATCctataataaaatatttatattctcaAAGGTGgaattgtgtaaattatacCTATCATTGCGCCATTATCAATACAGTAACGTTCATCCATGGGAAACAGCTTTGCATTTCTTTCCTTAGCCATTAAATTCGCCATTTCTTGAAGCCTTAAATTGCACCCAACTCCCCCAACCAATAATATCTCATCGGAATCTATAACACCATTAAATGCCATGCATTAATATGGGTGAAGTAAGTAGAAATACCAGTAAATGACATGGCTCTTTCTAACATTTCAATCAACATTGCAAAAGTGTGTTCTTGGACACTAAAGCAAAGGTCAACTTTGAACTGCTCGTACTCAAAGGCCGAGTCTTCGCTCATAATAAGCTTCGTCTTGAAATGCTCAATCAAATCCTCGCATTTCGTTAACAGGCCACTAAGGGAGCAGTCCATGCCCTTAACTACAAAAGGTAGTGGAATAAGGTTCTTTGACGATTTCCTGGCTTGTAACTCTATTGATAAGCCTGGAGCAGGCTTATTTGGAAGGTGCAAGAGCCTTGCTATTCTGTCCAACACGTTTCCAATTGCTATATCAAGGGTCTCACCCAAAACCGAGTAAACTTTCCTTTTTTCGTCATAGGAGAGAACCTGGGTGTTTCCTCCTGAAACGTACAGTATTGCCGGCTTCTTATATCCACTCAGAAACCTTCCCATTTCAACGTGTGCCACGCAGTGATTAACTCCCACAATTGGTTTTCCGGTGATAAAATGTATAGTTTTAGCTGCTAAAGCTCCCACATGTAGTCCCGAACCTATACCAGGCCCCTTCGTGTAGCAGATCAGACTCAAATCTGATAAAGTTATCCCTGCCTTCTCAAGTGCCTCCATCAGGAGCGAGGCCATATTCTCCCGGTGGTGTTTGGAGACTTGTCTGGGCAGAAATCCCTCTCCATCTGGAGGAGAATACGTTCTTCTTACGTTTGAAAGTATCTCTCCGTCACCTCTTATTACGGCTATTCCTAATTTGTTAGCGCTCCCCTCAATTCCAAGCGCATGGAACTTTTTCAAGTAATCTTCAGAATATTCcttcatttatttaaaattctcatcaccaaaaatataatttaaacttCTTAAACAGATTAGTGTTTAAGGTTATTCACAAACTAATGATACAAATCTATGATACACATTAGATGAATTTAAAccaatttataaaaactaccatttttctaaaaataaaatacataatATAATGTGTAATGTAGTAggatgaaaaattaaaatctagaggaaaattatatgaatGATGAGGTTTTAGCTACAGGCTTGAAAGATTCCTTATAATCTCGAGTGGAATCAAGAAATTTAGTCCTTTCTCCAACTTTACCTAACTTAACAGTGTTTGAACTCAGAAAATCGCGATCTCGATCAAAGTGGTTCCAGGGCGTTTCATCCTTCTCATCTGATTGGGACTCAAGTAGGGCCTTTTGTTCAGCTGGAGTTTTCCCCCAAAGGTCAACTTGTTTATGACGTTTGGTAAACTCCTTTTCTATGTTTTCGTAATCCACAAAGAAACCCTGTTCGTGCATTTCTCTAAGGCTTAACAATTCGGATGCCTCCTCCACTGTTAATCTTGATTCTGGACCTGGTTTTGATGATTCCTTAGTTGGTTCTTCAATCTGTTTAGGTTTAGTATATTCACCTTGTTTACTAACTTTTGACCTTATAAATGGTAACAgttcattatatattgtgAGGAGAGATATAGTACATTCTGGAGGtcttttatattttgaaTCTAAACGTTCTAAATAGAGTGCTTTAGATAAGTGTCTGAGCTTCTTTTTCAATTGCTGATCCCTAACCAATGATAAATCAAAACATTCTCCCTTATCTATAGTTTCAAGAAAATTAACCAACACATCTTCTGAATCACACTTCCTTATTATATCTTGGCATATCCTCAGAAATTCACTCTGTTGGTATACATATGGCATGGATTCCACGCTATCTTCGTTGGATTCATTTGATATTGAATTTGTGTTAGAATCATCCCAGCGTTGTAAAAAACGTcttttattcttatttatCCTTGAGTTATTGGGTACAGAAGTAGAATTATCATTCGAACCATTGGGTTGGCTAGGAAGGGAAGAACCGTCATTTGAAGGCGATTGAGACCTTGAATTAGTGCGAGAGTAGGGATTACCGCTGGTAGTTCGGCTACTGCTTCGAGTTCTACCATCACTCATGGAACCATTTTCCCTGTACCTACTCCTGGAATGTTCATCTATTACTAGATCAGATAGTGATCCCACTCTTCTGGAGTTAACACTTGATCTGTGAGCAGTGTTCTCTATTCTACTGTTTCTTTGTGAAGAAGACATAACTCTATTGGTATTACGTGAATCTGAAGAGGATTGTAAAGTATTCGAATCATTAGAAACATCATTTTCATATGGTGAATTTGGCATtttagaataaaaatagGACAAACCCTAAAGtcaacaaataattattaaaatgtattacaccatataaaaattttattataatattggATATTTTCTCTTTATTTGTTCTAAGGTCCCCATTTGAAAATTCTACAAACTCATATACTAACTTTTATcacattatattatattaaaattttattttatagttTATTAGTGGGTCATTAGTGGGATTTGTATCATATTTGGACCTTAATAGTTGAAATGTCACTTTTACGTGTGTAATTTAGCATTTTATCGGATTTGATTcttattttcttttaaaaatgCCGTTAGATGTTAATTCAAACTTACGCAAACTCATCAGTCTTGTTGTTAGTTcacatttatatacatatatagactttatttttgttttccatattttatatactatttatatatattatattatataaaatattttatataacaTTTGTAGGATGACTTGCGTGATGTTGGATTAcataagtatataaatttgcCCAGGATCTGTGTAGCGGGGACCCAAAGCAGCGGGAAAAGCAGTGTTCTGGAGAGCATCGTAGGTATAGATTTCCTTCCTAGAGGGGATGGAATAGTAACCAGAAGACCTATCGAGTTTCGCTTAAACAGGCTTAAGCCTTCATCACCTGAGGATAAATGTAAACCCTACATAGTGTTTGAAGGCAATGATGAACGTTTTTACGACTTTGAGAAGGCTCGAAATCACATTCAACAACTGACAAACGAAAGAGCAGGAGATAAGAAAGGAATTGTAGATGACCCTATTGTACTTTCAGTTTTCTCTCCAGATTGTCCAGATCTTTCATTAATTGATCTCCCCGGAGTGACTAGAGTACCTTTAAAGAACAGTGATCAGACAGACGATATCGAGATGTTGACCAAGGACATGATCATGCGCTACGCCTCGGACCCGCGCACAATCATCCTTGCAGTGGTGGCTGCAAACGTTGATATGTCAACGAGCGATGCACTTCAGTTGGCAAAAAGAGCAGATCCACTGGGTGTGAGAACTCTTGGTGTTATTACTAAGATCGATTTAATGGATCAGGGAGCAAGCGCACTTTCGATGCTTCAAAATGATGAAGTGCCATTAAGACTAGGGTACACAGGAGTTAAAAACAGGTCACAAAAGGATATCTCAGATGGAGTAACGATAAAGCAAGCAATAGAAGTAAGTTTCTATACGATTACAAtcacacattttatatacaaaataattaatgatttagAATGAGACCAAGTTTTTTAATGAGCACAAATTATATCGTACTCTGAACCCAAGCCTTTGGGGGATAGGCTCACTCGTTGATAAATTGACAAATGTTTTGCTAAGACACATTTCGACAGTTTTACCGGAACTTAAGCTTGAGGTTTCTACAAGGCTTAAGACCGTCAGAGATAGGCTGGAACAGATGGGAGATAAGGCACCAACTGACCCGAAGGAGCGCATCGAGCTTTTGTGGCAGTTGATCAGTGAATTTTGCGAAATGTTCAGCGGTACAATAAAGGGACGTTTCGTAAGCAGACTCCACGAATTTCTCGACGCAGACGCAGTTTCAAGCGTCCAAATAAGGGGAATATTCAACGACCTCCTGGACCACTTCATGACAGTGGACGTCTTTGACAAGGTTTCAGACCTTGAAATCGACCAGGCAATAAGAATCCACGAAGGAGATTCGCTTCCAGGATTCCCATCACCAGATACATTTGAATACCTAATGCTACCACAATTACAGAAAATAGTGCCATCAGTTCAAGACTGTTtaggtatttttatttattactagTCAAAAAAGATTTTTCTCTTTAAATTAACAGAAATAACACAATGTGTAGATAAAGTGCATATGACATTGGAGCTGTTGAGTTTTAAAGTGGCTGAGAAAGTTTTTGGACGCTTTCCCTCACTGTGTGTGAGGGTCCAAAGCCTGAGTCAGCAACTTTTCAACGAAGAAAAGGAGAAAACACGCGAGATTCTAGACCAATACATTGAAAGCGAAACGCTGTACATATTCACAAACGACTCAAAGTATATGATTGAGAAGGAGGAAAAACAACCAGAAGAAAATCAAACCTATTTAGACAAGGCAACACAGATGAGTCAATCAACAGTTAACGCAGTCTCTACAACAATTGATAATTTCAGAGGAAGAAAGACCAGATACAGTCCCGCATTCATTCAGGAGTTCAGAAGACGCCTCAACGTCTACTTCTCAATAGTACTTAGAAATGTACGAGACTCAGTTCCAAAGATAGTCGGCCATTTCCTAGTCAGAAAGAGTCAGAAGAATATGCATTATAAGATATATACTCAACTTAGTCAGCAAGAGGACCTTGAGCAACTCTTTGGTGAGCCAGACCACGTTGCACATGAACGCCAAATACTCAAGGAACAAGCTTCAGTGCTCGCGAAGGCaattagtataattaacAAAGATTTCTCTAAAGGAAATGATTTCGACCAGAGTCTAGAAAGAGATATTATTACATCATCAGCATCATATGCCTCAgtattgtataaaaataagaCTTTGGCAAACACAACTAGTATTTCAACAGCACCCTCAATCCAAAACTCAGTTGAAAACGTGACAAAAGGAAGATTTGATGGTGTTACAGATAATGTAAAAGGGGTGGAGGAGGCTGGAAAGAGTAATCTCAACAGTGTAAATAGTGTAAAAGAAATGGACAGAATGAATTATAGGTTTACTAGTCCATCGCATCACGCAAACCCAGTAAATATACAAAGTAAACTCGTGAGGAGTAACCTCTCAAATTTAGGATCAAATATAGTTAACGGGTTTAACAATCTAGCCGTATCCAAAAAAACGCCTTCCAATAATCCTCTGTTCgattaaattcatttttcatattttaaatattttgtacactataatattctacaaaataatatatatgatGGTAATTCCTCCCCTAAATAATGCCTTGTAAAAAGTGTGAATCAAAGTTGTCGAAATTGGCAACTCCCGACGTAAAGAGGGACGGTAATTCCACACCCTTTACAGATTTTTTTAGGAAACAGATGCGCAATAGGTgttaacaaattaattgaaaagAAGGCAAAAAAGGACAAGTAATAAGATTTGATACCATTTATGCAATAAtacataaattaatcaatatatacctaatagataataataaatacattaatataatgGTATAGACTGGAAGCTAAGGGGAACCAATGCAAGATATGTAAGGTGTTTTTACATATAAATGGAAAGTATTGCAACGCGTGGTATTTTGAATGTGTAACAACTTGTGATTAGTGCTTATAAAAACGGAAGATGTCATATTTGCGGGAAAAAAATAGTCGACGTCTCGAAACATCTCATGTCACTagtttaaatgaaattaaaactataataatcaatataatataaatttctttattGGATATATATTAGATGCATACCCAATACATtggtatatataaatacagaaatagtaaattaaattttttataaattagaattttaattattgaaatcGTTTGGAATAGTCAGTAAAAAGAGTTTTATTGGGATTGATGAATACACATAACACTATTTACTCAGAAAACAATacataataaaatgttGAGAAGAATTTTTTGAAGTATTTTAAAccatttaaattaacttaTCCAGTGATTTCAGTTTATCACTCGGATTCACAAGAATAAAATTCCATCTTAACTATACcataattttgaaattattttaataaaatttaatcatAAAATAAGAGAAAATAGTAGCCAGTTATAGGCtaaaattgtatatttgattatataaaatagaaaataaaataaacttaATTATAGGCTGAAATTCAGAATATACATCAAGATAAGGTTAATAACGGTAGGAAAACTAGAAAGTCATGATTAGAGACTTGAAGAGCCGATTCGAGGGCTCAAAACCAGCGTTTGTAAACGATAAAAACTCAATTTTCCAAGATGTTAGAATTTTTTCGAAGGTTCCAATCAACTCGAAGAAATGTGCCAAAGTCTTGACGAAGATTTTGAGCATGCTGTCATGCGGAAACGAAAAGTTGTCAGAAACAGAATCGACAGAGATATTTTTTGGAGTAACAAGACTCTTTGAAGCAGACGATGAAAGATTGAGGAGACTAATATATCTGTTGATCAAGTTGTTGCCAGTTAACGAGACTGAAATCTTCATAGTAACGAGTTCGTTAACGAAGGACATGAATAGCCAAAACTACGTTTATAGAGCTAACGCAATAAGGTCCATTTGTTATATCATGAAAGGAGCAGTTTCACCCCAAATTGAACGATATTTAAAGTCATCGCTGGTGGATAAGCAGCCCTATGTTTCATCATCAACTTTGCTCTGCTCGATAGGAATGTCGCTTCGAAACTCAGAAATGCTCAAGCGCTGGTTTTCAGAAATTACAACATGCCTTTCAAACAAAAGCGAAATGGTGCGTTTCCACGCCACAATACTCCTGTTCATACTCAGGTATAATGATAAGCAGTCGATAAGGAAGTTGGTGAAAATGTTGGAAGATGATGGAGAACACGTTATATGTTTCATAATAAGATTTACAGTTTATAATTCGTCATTTGCAGAAGCAAAACCTCTGCTTCTTAAGTATTTATCACACACATCACCATTGGTAAAACTTGAAGCCGTTAAAGGCACTATATACCTTTTGTCAACAACTTTTGTATCTAAGGGTGGAAATGTCAAGAATGGAACAAAACACTCTAATGGCCCAGATGAAAGAGGAAAGGGCcaaatagaaaataattcaaatgACTATTATGAACATAACGATATCATAAATAGAGTATTTGAGGTgttaatacattttttaacGGTAGGAGACGTGTACACGTTCGCCTCAATGAGACAAATTTCCAAATTGGCACAAATAATGCCAGAGAAAATACATTCAGCCAACAAACAACTTGAGTCATTCATCACATGCGGTAATAGAACACTATGTTCTTTGGCATTGTTGACCCTATTGCAGACAGGAAGTTCTGACACTGTGGAGAGTCTGTTAACCCAGGCATCAACATTATCAGGTGACTTTAAGCTGGAAGTCACAAGAGCTATTAAACGACTTTGCATCTCACACCCAGACAAGTTCAGACATGTTCTCAATTTCCTGGCCGTCAATTTTAGGCAGGAGACAGCCTACGCCCCGAAGGCTGAGATGGTCGAAGCAACAATCCACATCGTCTCAGAAATCCCGAAAGCACGCACATTGGGAATTTCTAACCTCTGCGAGTTCATCGAAGACTGCGAATACCCTGAAATTAACTGTAGAATTATAAAGTTTCTTGGAGAAAACATACCAAACACATCTAATCCAACCGAATACATTCGTTTCATATACAATAGGTTGATGTTGGAGAACCCACTGGTAAGGAGTGCAAGCATTGATGCGCTTGAAAACATAGCGAAAGCGTTGCCAGAGCTACGAACGTGTATACTATTCATAATAAAATCGACAAATTCACTATGTAATTTTCAACTCAACTCTGATATAAACATGTCACAATATTACATAAGTAGTCTGGAGAACGGTATTGGTTCTATGGATTGTTTGGACATGGATGGTTTTGGTGGGAAATTAAATGATCAATCAAATGGTTTATTTGCAACCAACGGTGACTATAAAGCTGAACTATCTGAGTTGATGGAGATATATGACAGACTAGGAGAGGAAAAAGTAAATCTTTCCAAGCTGTTAAATAAGCTAAATGATAGAATAAATGGAGTTGATGAATCTGAGCAATTAGACTCATTTGATAGCTACATGCTAGAAAAGATGTCAAGTGGCAGTAGCACGGAACGCACAACGGAAAGCTTTACTGAAATGCAAATGGATCTCCCAGTAAAGAGTACTTTAGGTTTACCACCTGATATCATGGATATAGCTGTCACTGAGTTACATCCTACTGTAAATTTAAGACTAACTGAAGAGGAGGAAGACTATAACGTAATGGCAAAGTTATTTGTAAACTCAAATCATCTGGTTATTGGATTTAATGTAGAAAATACTCTAAATAATCAATCACTTGAAAACGTGTCAATAACTCTTAACACGACAGACTGTCAAAACTCAGAAACTTATACAATTGTACACTCCACTACAATAGAGCAACTTTCCTCTAACGAATCTGATATGCTGTATACAGTGTTGAGGAACAATTCACCGGGTAACGAGTATAATAGTCTTCTAATGGGAAATGTACaagtaaatttaaaatataaagtaGTTTGTCCCACGGAAGTATACGAGGATTCACTCAACATCAACAATCTACACCTCAACTTTTCTAGCTACATGTGTAAATGGAATTTGACGGAGAATGAATTCAGCTCACTATGGGAAAATTTAGATGAACACGAGGAAGTCGGGACATATAACTTACAGTTTAAGAAACTACAAGACTCTGTAGATGAAGTGGTAAAGTATATAGGAATGGGTGTGGCCATGgaaaaaaatgtaaataagATAACATGGATAAATCTTGCCGGAAAGTTTCTAGGAAAATATGAAGTGTTGGCAAAGGCCTCGTTTGCACAGCCAAACCCGTCGACCTGTATGTTGAAGCTACAAGTCAGGTCAGACAATCTCGTCGTTTCAAGATTATTACTATCACAACTTGAGTAGTTCATTTCAGTTCAAACTCTGAGATGGTTTTATCTGTAATTTTCTCACAATTTTATTGGAGTTTGGAAAATAATTCCAATTATTCATCGggttaaattattttgtgttaatttattttttaatttcgtgttaatttattttttaaaaatcatttttattttttaaactatatttatttttaaaaagaattaagttttttataaatacagttatactaattttgaaattgtGTTAACTCTTTTGATGGATTCCACAGATGGAGACACCAATAAGGCTTCAGAGAATAAGGAAATGACAGATGTATCTTCGCATTTCCAAATATTCGACGAGCCTGATGATGAATTGGAGGAATTCGATGAAATCGGTAAAATCCTATTCTTTTCATAtccatttaatataattatttattttccatgaattatttaaattcatttacaatttgtaaattaatttttagaaaatataGTCACTGTTGATGATCCCGAGATAGCAGATTGGAACGAGGATTGGGAGACTGCCGGTAACAACTATTCAAACCATGAATGTGTATAGGATGGGACGATGAGGACGCAGAGAGTGATTTTGTTaagaaaatattacaaGAACTGGAAAATTATCGTAAATCAcacaataata
Coding sequences:
- a CDS encoding coatamer, gamma subunit, putative (Tap349h10.p1c.cand.102 - score = 60.83;~SMART pfam:Adaptin_N (PF01602) at aa 19-558, E()=3.80e-34), with product MIRDLKSRFEGSKPAFVNDKNSIFQDVRIFSKVPINSKKCAKVLTKILSMLSCGNEKLSETESTEIFFGVTRLFEADDERLRRLIYLLIKLLPVNETEIFIVTSSLTKDMNSQNYVYRANAIRSICYIMKGAVSPQIERYLKSSLVDKQPYVSSSTLLCSIGMSLRNSEMLKRWFSEITTCLSNKSEMVRFHATILLFILRYNDKQSIRKLVKMLEDDGEHVICFIIRFTVYNSSFAEAKPLLLKYLSHTSPLVKLEAVKGTIYLLSTTFVSKGGNVKNGTKHSNGPDERGKGQIENNSNDYYEHNDIINRVFEVLIHFLTVGDVYTFASMRQISKLAQIMPEKIHSANKQLESFITCGNRTLCSLALLTLLQTGSSDTVESLLTQASTLSGDFKLEVTRAIKRLCISHPDKFRHVLNFLAVNFRQETAYAPKAEMVEATIHIVSEIPKARTLGISNLCEFIEDCEYPEINCRIIKFLGENIPNTSNPTEYIRFIYNRLMLENPLVRSASIDALENIAKALPELRTCILFIIKSTNSLCNFQLNSDINMSQYYISSLENGIGSMDCLDMDGFGGKLNDQSNGLFATNGDYKAELSELMEIYDRLGEEKVNLSKLLNKLNDRINGVDESEQLDSFDSYMLEKMSSGSSTERTTESFTEMQMDLPVKSTLGLPPDIMDIAVTELHPTVNLRLTEEEEDYNVMAKLFVNSNHLVIGFNVENTLNNQSLENVSITLNTTDCQNSETYTIVHSTTIEQLSSNESDMLYTVLRNNSPGNEYNSLLMGNVQVNLKYKVVCPTEVYEDSLNINNLHLNFSSYMCKWNLTENEFSSLWENLDEHEEVGTYNLQFKKLQDSVDEVVKYIGMGVAMEKNVNKITWINLAGKFLGKYEVLAKASFAQPNPSTCMLKLQVRSDNLVVSRLLLSQLE
- a CDS encoding uncharacterized protein (Tap349h10.p1c.cand.103 - score = 15.31;~SMART pfam:DSS1_SEM1 (PF05160) at aa 13-83, E()=9.40e-02), with translation MDSTDGDTNKASENKEMTDVSSHFQIFDEPDDELEEFDEIENIVTVDDPEIADWNEDWETAGWDDEDAESDFVKKILQELENYRKSHNNN